The Stappia sp. genome window below encodes:
- a CDS encoding thiamine pyrophosphate-dependent enzyme, whose protein sequence is MSDATRAPGTPATVDGCPGCGNRALADALQDVLSAAGIAPHAAVFVCGTGCAARLAGHLGVYGVHSVPGPTAAVASGIARVSPGLDIWLICEADDALGSGMSAFTHLLRHDLDVTCLVLTGADAGCVWPHPGPSPQIGTARASRAAALDQRHASALTPARLALAAGAGFVARTGEDDAAHLSQVLAAAHAHRGSAVVEVRRACQATDAARPVTPDTVLSLVEGAPLRYGLDGSKALRLEPRRLALSVVSRDGGTMDAGDALLHDPANRMLATLLADLPTPDLPEPCGILFRAVGPGAKKKGAAGPGAGGEHAATPGAPGTPPPEPDLQARRDALAAILHRAPTWDER, encoded by the coding sequence ATGAGCGATGCCACGCGCGCCCCCGGCACGCCGGCGACCGTCGACGGGTGCCCCGGCTGCGGCAACCGCGCGCTCGCCGACGCCTTGCAAGACGTGCTGAGCGCGGCCGGCATCGCGCCCCACGCGGCGGTCTTCGTATGCGGCACCGGCTGCGCCGCGCGCCTCGCCGGTCACCTGGGCGTCTATGGCGTGCATTCGGTCCCCGGCCCGACCGCCGCCGTGGCAAGCGGCATCGCGCGGGTCTCGCCGGGGCTCGATATCTGGCTGATCTGCGAGGCCGACGACGCGCTCGGCTCCGGCATGAGCGCCTTCACCCATCTGCTGCGCCACGATCTCGACGTGACCTGTCTGGTCCTGACCGGAGCGGACGCCGGCTGCGTCTGGCCGCACCCGGGGCCATCGCCCCAAATCGGGACCGCACGCGCCTCCCGCGCAGCCGCCCTCGATCAGCGGCATGCAAGCGCGCTCACACCGGCCCGCCTCGCGCTTGCCGCCGGGGCCGGCTTCGTGGCCCGCACCGGTGAAGACGACGCGGCCCACCTTTCTCAAGTGCTCGCCGCCGCCCACGCCCATCGCGGCAGCGCCGTCGTCGAGGTACGCCGGGCCTGCCAGGCGACCGACGCAGCGCGCCCGGTCACGCCGGACACCGTGCTGTCGCTCGTCGAGGGCGCGCCCCTGCGCTACGGCCTCGACGGATCGAAAGCGCTGAGGCTCGAGCCCCGCCGGCTCGCCCTGAGCGTCGTTTCGCGTGACGGCGGGACGATGGACGCGGGCGACGCGTTGCTGCACGACCCGGCCAACCGCATGCTCGCGACGCTGCTGGCCGATCTGCCAACGCCTGACCTGCCCGAGCCCTGCGGGATCCTCTTCCGCGCCGTCGGGCCCGGCGCAAAAAAGAAAGGCGCCGCCGGGCCCGGCGCAGGAGGAGAACACGCCGCCACGCCCGGCGCCCCCGGGACGCCCCCTCCCGAACCCGACCTTCAGGCCCGGCGCGATGCGCTCGCGGCGATCCTGCACCGCGCCCCGACCTGGGACGAGCGCTGA
- a CDS encoding LacI family DNA-binding transcriptional regulator: MSDDPPQGDDLSKPTDARPAPPEDAQGAAGAGSARARRVTLGDMAESLGVSTATVSLALRDSPLVAAKTRSRIKAHARQVGYIYNRSAAALRTARSNMVAVAVHDILNPYFAEVFRALEEALGRENQVVLICNHRDDPDRQRRFIDSVLQHRIDGLILSVAVGTTAQEIDALAETGVPVTLICRDLEGARVPVVRGDDFAGGRLVTGHLIAQGHRRIAMIGGRRESSAGRARAAGWRAALADAGLDPAAQIDIPEAMTQADGRAVVPRLLAARPRPTALFAFNDLIAQGLYTGLRRAGLVPGRDMAVAGYDDTDAAEGCSPALTSVWNGAEEIGRRAAELILRQVAGAPVAPERLLIAPRLCVRDSTPPPPAGETDRPATATPAAAAVRDRRS, encoded by the coding sequence GTGAGCGACGACCCTCCCCAGGGGGACGATCTTTCCAAGCCGACGGACGCGCGCCCGGCCCCGCCGGAAGACGCGCAGGGTGCGGCCGGAGCAGGGTCGGCGCGGGCGCGCCGGGTGACGCTCGGCGACATGGCCGAGTCGCTCGGCGTCTCGACGGCGACCGTGTCGCTGGCGCTCAGGGATTCGCCGCTCGTCGCCGCGAAGACGCGCAGCCGCATCAAGGCGCATGCGCGCCAGGTCGGCTATATCTACAACCGCTCCGCGGCGGCCCTGCGCACGGCGCGCAGCAACATGGTGGCCGTCGCCGTTCACGACATTCTCAACCCCTATTTCGCGGAAGTCTTCCGGGCGCTCGAGGAGGCCTTGGGCCGGGAAAATCAGGTCGTTCTGATCTGCAATCATCGCGACGATCCCGACCGCCAGCGCAGGTTCATCGACAGCGTGCTGCAGCACCGCATCGACGGGCTGATCCTGTCGGTCGCCGTCGGCACCACGGCGCAGGAGATCGATGCGCTGGCGGAGACGGGCGTGCCCGTCACGCTGATCTGCCGCGACCTCGAGGGCGCGCGCGTGCCGGTGGTGCGCGGCGACGATTTCGCCGGTGGACGTCTGGTCACCGGGCATCTGATCGCGCAAGGGCATCGGCGGATCGCCATGATCGGCGGCCGGCGGGAAAGCTCGGCGGGGCGCGCGCGCGCGGCCGGCTGGCGGGCCGCGCTTGCCGACGCGGGCCTCGATCCGGCGGCGCAGATCGACATTCCCGAAGCCATGACGCAGGCCGATGGCCGGGCCGTCGTGCCGCGGCTTCTTGCAGCGCGCCCGCGCCCGACGGCGCTTTTCGCCTTCAACGACCTGATCGCGCAGGGGCTCTATACGGGCCTGCGGCGCGCGGGGCTGGTGCCCGGGCGGGACATGGCGGTCGCCGGCTACGACGATACGGATGCGGCGGAAGGCTGTTCGCCGGCGCTCACCTCGGTGTGGAACGGGGCGGAGGAGATCGGACGCCGGGCGGCGGAGCTGATCCTGCGCCAGGTGGCGGGAGCGCCGGTTGCGCCGGAGCGCCTGCTGATTGCGCCGCGACTGTGCGTGCGCGACAGCACGCCGCCACCGCCCGCCGGGGAAACGGACAGGCCCGCGACGGCGACGCCGGCGGCTGCGGCCGTGCGGGACCGCCGGTCATGA
- a CDS encoding DMT family transporter, whose product MSTPETVSSAQSAAAAERLTAIGLLSFAVFCFAGLDATAKYLAASLPTEQIVWVRFVSHIVYAALLFRIWRSPEVFRSKRWGLQIVRSVLLLMTTVFNFLAVRHLQLAETVSIMFAAPFVVTALAGPLLNEWAGLRRWLAIIVGFIGVLVVTRPGLGGFHWAMILSICSMTCYAFYTILTRMLAQTDSPVGMLFLSGVVAAAAITPFGVASWTTPDDIWIWLLLLSTGAWGGLGHFALIRAHVLSPAPVLAPFMYTQIIWMTGLGFFVFGDVPGIFTLIGASIIVGSGLYILYRERKTGRAERLARDI is encoded by the coding sequence TTGAGCACACCCGAGACCGTTTCCTCCGCCCAGAGCGCTGCTGCGGCGGAGCGTTTGACCGCGATCGGGCTCTTGTCCTTTGCCGTCTTCTGCTTCGCCGGCCTCGATGCGACCGCGAAATATCTCGCCGCCTCGCTGCCGACCGAGCAGATCGTCTGGGTGCGCTTCGTCAGTCACATCGTCTATGCCGCGCTTCTGTTCCGGATCTGGCGCAGCCCCGAGGTGTTCCGCTCGAAGCGCTGGGGGCTGCAGATCGTGCGCTCCGTGCTTCTGTTGATGACGACCGTTTTCAATTTCCTCGCGGTGCGCCATCTGCAACTCGCCGAAACGGTCTCGATCATGTTCGCCGCGCCCTTCGTGGTGACCGCGCTGGCCGGCCCCTTGCTCAACGAATGGGCGGGTCTGCGGCGGTGGCTTGCAATCATTGTCGGCTTTATCGGCGTGCTCGTGGTGACGCGGCCGGGTCTCGGCGGGTTCCACTGGGCGATGATCCTCTCGATCTGCTCGATGACCTGTTACGCCTTCTACACGATCCTGACGCGCATGCTTGCCCAGACCGATTCGCCGGTGGGCATGCTGTTCCTGTCGGGCGTCGTCGCGGCGGCCGCGATCACGCCCTTCGGCGTCGCGTCGTGGACCACGCCGGACGACATCTGGATCTGGCTGCTGCTCCTGTCGACGGGCGCCTGGGGCGGCCTCGGGCACTTCGCGCTGATCCGCGCGCATGTGCTCAGCCCGGCGCCGGTGCTGGCGCCTTTCATGTACACCCAGATCATCTGGATGACGGGGCTCGGCTTCTTCGTGTTCGGCGATGTGCCGGGCATCTTCACGCTCATTGGCGCCTCGATCATCGTCGGCTCCGGCCTCTATATTCTCTATCGCGAACGAAAGACCGGGCGCGCGGAGCGGCTGGCGCGCGATATCTGA
- the chrA gene encoding chromate efflux transporter, which yields MPMSRKTVPATDMGWLARRSLKIGLLSFGGPAAQIALMHREFVEDGGKVSETRFLNALNYCMLLPGPEAQQLATYCGWIVAGVRGGLVSGLLFILPGALAMLAVSLLYVTLGSTGIVASLFYGIKAGVLAIVLQALLRLGRRALTSAGAWAIALAAFLALFLFDLPFPMVIVAAGLAGALGLAAPPRAEAELEAAPDADPAPTHSDGRARGGWRSGLGASLRTVAIALLLWGLPVALAALALSPRHVLIDIAGFFSTMAVVSFGGAYALLSYMAQVAVETQGWLAPGEMLDGLGLAETTPGPLILVTQFVGFLGGFRDPAPFDPLIAGTLAAAMTTWVTFAPSFLFVLAGAPHIDRIQQVRWLSRMLSAITAAVVGTILNLSLWFAINVLFREVGTLERAGLSAPLPVPASLDPWIAGLAGLAAVLLFVLKRGVAEVVLVTALAGVVLKLSGVAG from the coding sequence ATGCCAATGTCCCGCAAGACCGTCCCGGCGACAGACATGGGCTGGCTCGCCCGCCGGTCGCTGAAGATCGGTCTGCTGTCCTTCGGCGGTCCGGCGGCGCAGATCGCGCTGATGCATCGCGAGTTCGTGGAAGACGGCGGCAAGGTCAGCGAGACACGGTTTCTCAACGCATTGAACTACTGCATGCTCTTGCCCGGACCCGAAGCGCAGCAGCTCGCCACCTATTGCGGCTGGATCGTCGCCGGCGTGCGCGGCGGGCTGGTCTCGGGTCTGCTGTTCATCCTGCCGGGCGCGCTGGCGATGCTCGCCGTGTCGTTGCTTTACGTGACGCTGGGAAGCACCGGGATCGTCGCGAGCCTGTTCTACGGCATCAAGGCGGGCGTGCTGGCCATCGTGCTGCAGGCCCTCCTCCGCCTCGGGCGCCGCGCGCTGACCTCCGCCGGTGCCTGGGCGATCGCCCTCGCGGCCTTTCTGGCGCTCTTTCTGTTCGACCTCCCCTTTCCGATGGTGATCGTCGCGGCGGGGCTTGCCGGCGCGCTCGGGCTGGCCGCGCCGCCCCGCGCGGAGGCCGAACTGGAGGCCGCGCCGGACGCCGACCCGGCGCCGACACACTCCGACGGCCGCGCGCGCGGCGGCTGGCGCTCGGGGCTGGGCGCAAGTCTGCGCACGGTCGCGATCGCGCTGCTCCTGTGGGGGCTTCCGGTCGCGCTCGCGGCTCTTGCACTCTCACCGCGGCACGTGCTGATCGACATCGCCGGTTTCTTCTCGACCATGGCGGTGGTCAGTTTCGGCGGCGCCTATGCGCTTTTGAGCTACATGGCGCAGGTCGCCGTCGAGACGCAAGGCTGGCTCGCCCCCGGCGAAATGCTCGACGGTCTCGGCCTTGCCGAGACGACGCCGGGGCCGCTGATCCTCGTCACCCAGTTCGTCGGCTTTCTCGGCGGCTTTCGCGATCCCGCGCCCTTCGATCCGCTGATCGCCGGAACGCTCGCCGCCGCCATGACCACCTGGGTCACCTTTGCCCCCAGCTTCCTGTTCGTGCTGGCCGGCGCGCCGCATATCGACCGCATTCAGCAGGTGCGCTGGCTGTCGCGCATGCTCTCCGCGATCACGGCCGCCGTCGTCGGCACCATCCTCAACCTGTCGCTCTGGTTCGCGATCAACGTGCTGTTTCGCGAGGTCGGAACGCTGGAGCGCGCAGGCCTTTCCGCCCCGCTGCCGGTGCCCGCAAGCCTCGACCCCTGGATTGCCGGCCTCGC
- a CDS encoding 2-hydroxyacid dehydrogenase: MAPHFILHGDGGGLADMPEDLRARVRGIACGAHAPLDAAAIDLFPALEIVASFGVGYDSVDAAHCATRGICVTNTPDVLTEEVADTAMGLLLMTARQLSAAERYLRAGRWVSEGPYPLTPATLRGRTLGILGLGRIGKAIARRAEAFGLAVQYHGRSRQADVAYPYHDTLLALAEACDTLMVVAPGGAGTQALVNAEVLEALGPQGLVINVGRGTVIDEAALVAALQAGTIHGAGLDVFEDEPHVPQALMDMERVVLLPHVGSASVHTRNAMGELVADNLIGWFRDGAPRTPVPETPFVKGG; the protein is encoded by the coding sequence CTGGCACCGCATTTCATCCTGCACGGCGATGGGGGAGGGCTGGCGGACATGCCCGAGGATCTGCGCGCCCGCGTGCGCGGGATCGCCTGCGGGGCGCATGCGCCACTCGATGCGGCCGCGATCGATCTCTTTCCCGCGCTCGAAATCGTCGCGAGCTTCGGCGTGGGCTACGATTCCGTCGACGCGGCCCATTGCGCGACGCGGGGGATCTGCGTGACCAACACGCCGGACGTCCTCACCGAGGAGGTGGCCGACACCGCCATGGGCCTGCTGCTGATGACGGCCCGGCAATTGTCGGCGGCCGAGCGCTATCTGCGCGCCGGGCGCTGGGTGTCGGAGGGGCCCTATCCGCTGACGCCGGCCACCTTGCGCGGGCGCACGCTCGGCATCCTCGGGCTGGGGCGCATCGGCAAGGCCATCGCCCGGCGGGCGGAGGCTTTCGGGCTTGCCGTGCAGTATCACGGGCGCAGCCGGCAGGCGGATGTCGCCTACCCCTATCACGACACGTTGCTCGCCCTCGCCGAGGCCTGCGACACGCTGATGGTCGTCGCACCGGGCGGCGCGGGGACGCAAGCTCTGGTGAATGCCGAGGTGCTGGAGGCGCTCGGTCCACAGGGACTGGTGATCAACGTGGGGCGCGGCACGGTGATCGACGAGGCGGCGCTCGTCGCCGCGCTGCAGGCCGGCACGATCCATGGCGCCGGGCTCGACGTCTTCGAGGACGAGCCGCATGTGCCGCAGGCCTTGATGGACATGGAGCGCGTTGTGCTGCTGCCGCATGTGGGCTCGGCGTCGGTGCACACGCGAAACGCCATGGGCGAGCTGGTGGCGGACAATCTGATCGGTTGGTTCAGGGATGGCGCGCCGCGCACACCGGTGCCTGAAACCCCTTTTGTTAAGGGTGGTTAA
- a CDS encoding pyridoxal phosphate-dependent aminotransferase, whose amino-acid sequence MLKTIEGFERIGEENAFAVLARATELAAQGRDIINLGIGQPDFRTPEHIVEAAVKALRDGHHGYTPAPGILPLREAVAADLHTRLSVEVSPDNVVIVPGGKVTMFMAILMFGEPGVDILYPDPGFPIYRSMIEFTGARPVPVPIREENDFAFSAEETLELITPATRLVILNSPANPTGGVTPRGEIEALVAGLEARPDIAILSDEIYGQMTYDGAEHCSLLEFEAVRDRVILLDGWSKTYAMTGWRMGYAVWPDQLIDKARKLAVNAWSCVNAPAQYAGIAALTGPQNAVAEMMRAFDARRRLVVEGLNALPGVRAKTPMGAFYAFPNIADTGWKAKALAGALLEDAGVAVIGGPDFGILGEGYIRLSYANSAENIARALKRMDGFLRERAG is encoded by the coding sequence ATGCTGAAAACCATCGAGGGCTTCGAGCGCATCGGCGAGGAAAACGCCTTCGCCGTTCTGGCGCGGGCGACGGAGCTTGCCGCGCAGGGGCGCGACATCATCAATCTGGGGATCGGTCAGCCGGATTTCCGCACGCCCGAACACATCGTCGAGGCGGCGGTCAAGGCGCTGCGGGACGGTCATCATGGCTATACGCCTGCGCCCGGCATTCTCCCGCTGCGCGAGGCGGTCGCCGCCGATCTGCACACGCGGCTTTCGGTGGAGGTCTCACCGGACAATGTGGTCATCGTGCCGGGCGGCAAGGTCACCATGTTCATGGCGATCCTGATGTTCGGCGAGCCCGGCGTCGACATTCTCTATCCCGACCCGGGCTTTCCCATCTACCGCTCGATGATCGAGTTCACCGGCGCGCGGCCCGTTCCGGTTCCGATCCGCGAGGAGAACGACTTCGCCTTTTCGGCGGAGGAAACGCTCGAGCTGATCACGCCCGCGACCCGCCTCGTGATCCTCAATTCGCCGGCCAATCCGACCGGCGGCGTCACGCCGCGCGGCGAGATCGAGGCCCTCGTCGCCGGGCTGGAGGCACGTCCCGACATCGCGATCCTCTCCGACGAGATCTACGGCCAGATGACCTACGACGGCGCGGAGCATTGCTCGCTGCTGGAGTTCGAGGCGGTGCGCGACCGGGTGATCCTGCTGGACGGCTGGTCGAAGACCTATGCCATGACCGGCTGGCGGATGGGCTATGCGGTGTGGCCGGATCAACTCATCGACAAGGCCCGCAAGCTCGCCGTCAACGCCTGGTCCTGCGTCAATGCGCCGGCACAATACGCCGGGATCGCCGCGCTCACCGGCCCGCAGAACGCGGTCGCGGAGATGATGCGCGCCTTCGACGCCCGGCGCCGGCTGGTGGTGGAGGGGCTGAACGCGCTGCCCGGGGTCAGGGCGAAGACGCCGATGGGCGCCTTCTACGCGTTTCCCAATATCGCGGACACGGGCTGGAAGGCGAAGGCGCTCGCCGGCGCGCTTCTGGAGGACGCCGGCGTCGCGGTGATCGGCGGGCCGGATTTCGGCATTCTGGGCGAGGGCTATATCCGCCTGTCCTACGCCAATTCGGCGGAGAACATCGCTCGCGCGCTGAAGCGCATGGACGGCTTCCTGCGCGAGCGCGCCGGCTGA